One window from the genome of Salvia splendens isolate huo1 chromosome 9, SspV2, whole genome shotgun sequence encodes:
- the LOC121748864 gene encoding GATA transcription factor 26-like isoform X2 produces MGKHGPCYHCGVTSTPLWRNGPPEKPVLCNACGSRWRTKGTLANYTPLHARAEPDELEDLRFPRVKTISVKNKESKLLKRKHSIEVAEFVEVPPDHYQGLHKVYDEDTSNRSSSGSAISNSEKYAQYGIADTSDLTSPLQPTAWDSIVPSRKRTCVARPKPSPVEVLTKDLYTLWYEQQSSCLSGSSEEDLLLESDKPMVSVEIGHGSVLIRHPSSFIREEESEASSLSVDNKQYTLTSRDMSFRGRIEDTGAYSSSKVNEKFKKNAYPGIVQEHMRRDKDQVVKLPILAHHNSPLCYIDLQDIVNFELFSSHLTIAEQQQLMSLLPSVDASDAPYRILKKLVLSDLSKSKWVEQHTAFKDLKGKNTIKSEVTGGYNNGIEIVNVAHLELSREGQDKKTTGSKVMMKSPRRILMKSSYGKKEILDRDESFVSAKSLFSIQNDNGSSVLDTSHFEGENSNQDLLLDVPSNGSFPQAELLPSSSFGAMASTSSSSAYPKLIHP; encoded by the exons ATGGGAAAGCATGGACCATGCTATCACTGTGGTGTTACAA GTACCCCTCTTTGGCGTAATGGGCCTCCCGAGAAGCCAGTACTCTGCAATGCATGTGGTTCGCGGTGGAGGACAAAGGGAACTCTGGCAAACTATACACCTCTACACGCTAGGGCTGAACCTGATGAGTTAGAGGATTTGAGGTTTCCTAGGGTGAAAACTATTTCTGTTAAGAACAAAGAGTCAAAGTTACTGAAGCGGAAACACAGTATTGAGGTAGCTGAATTTGTAGAGGTTCCTCCCGACCATTACCAGGGCTTGCATAAAGTCTATGATGAAGATACAAGCAATAGATCAAGTTCTGGTTCTGCCATATCCAACTCAGAGAAATACGCTCAATATGGCATTGCGGATACAAGTGATTTGACAA GTCCCCTCCAACCCACTGCATGGGATTCAATTGTGCCTTCCAGGAAGAGAACCTGTGTTGCAAGGCCAAAACCTTCTCCAGTTGAGGTTCTTACCAAAGATCTGTATACATTGTGGTATGAACAACAATCATCATGCTTGTCTGGATCTTCAGAAGAAGACTTGCTTCTTGAGAGCGACAAACCAATGGTATCTGTTGAGATTGGACATGGAAGTGTACTTATTCGGCACCCAAGTTCATTTATTAGAGAAGAAGAGTCAGAAGCTAGCTCCCTTTCAGTTGATAACAAGCAGTATACCCTAACATCACGGGATATGAGTTTCCGTGGTCGCATTGAAGACACAGGTGCCTACTCATCGAGTAAAGTTAATGAGAAATTTAAGAAGAATGCTTATCCTGGGATTGTACAGGAACATATGAGAAG AGACAAGGATCAAGTTGTAAAATTACCGATTCTTGCACATCATAACTCTCCACTATGTTACATAGATCTACAA GACATTGTTAATTTTGAATTGTTTTCAAGTCATTTGACAATTGCCGAACAACAACAGTTGATGAGCTTATTACCTTCTGTCGATGCTTCGGATGCTCCATACAG AATTTTGAAGAAACTTGTCTTAAGCGATTTATCTAAATCAAAGTGGGTTGAACAACATACAGCTTTTAAG GATCTGAAGGGCAAAAATACCATCAAGTCAGAAGTGACAGGAGGATACAACAATGGCATTGAAATTGTCAATGTAGCTCACTTAGAATTATCACGAGAGGGACAAGACAAAAAAACTACAG GATCGAAAGTTATGATGAAGAGTCCCCGGAGAATTCTGATGAAGTCAAGCTATGGTAAAAAAGAAATCCTAGATAGAGATGAATCTTTCGTGAGTGCTAAGAGTTTATTTTCGATCCAAAACGACAATGGTTCCTCGGTGCTGGACACATCCCACTTCGAAGGGGAGAACTCCAACCAGGACCTGCTGCTAGATGTACCATCCAATGGCTCCTTTCCACAGGCAGAACTCCTCCCAAGTTCGAGTTTTGGCGCCATGGCTAGTACTAGTAGCAGCTCAGCGTACCCGAAACTTATCCACCCGTGA
- the LOC121748864 gene encoding GATA transcription factor 26-like isoform X1 encodes MGKHGPCYHCGVTSTPLWRNGPPEKPVLCNACGSRWRTKGTLANYTPLHARAEPDELEDLRFPRVKTISVKNKESKLLKRKHSIEVAEFVEVPPDHYQGLHKVYDEDTSNRSSSGSAISNSEKYAQYGIADTSDLTSPLQPTAWDSIVPSRKRTCVARPKPSPVEVLTKDLYTLWYEQQSSCLSGSSEEDLLLESDKPMVSVEIGHGSVLIRHPSSFIREEESEASSLSVDNKQYTLTSRDMSFRGRIEDTGAYSSSKVNEKFKKNAYPGIVQEHMRRDKDQVVKLPILAHHNSPLCYIDLQDIVNFELFSSHLTIAEQQQLMSLLPSVDASDAPYSLKSMFDSAEFILNLSSFQKLIAEGVFDNSYGGFNTDDCRILKKLVLSDLSKSKWVEQHTAFKDLKGKNTIKSEVTGGYNNGIEIVNVAHLELSREGQDKKTTGSKVMMKSPRRILMKSSYGKKEILDRDESFVSAKSLFSIQNDNGSSVLDTSHFEGENSNQDLLLDVPSNGSFPQAELLPSSSFGAMASTSSSSAYPKLIHP; translated from the exons ATGGGAAAGCATGGACCATGCTATCACTGTGGTGTTACAA GTACCCCTCTTTGGCGTAATGGGCCTCCCGAGAAGCCAGTACTCTGCAATGCATGTGGTTCGCGGTGGAGGACAAAGGGAACTCTGGCAAACTATACACCTCTACACGCTAGGGCTGAACCTGATGAGTTAGAGGATTTGAGGTTTCCTAGGGTGAAAACTATTTCTGTTAAGAACAAAGAGTCAAAGTTACTGAAGCGGAAACACAGTATTGAGGTAGCTGAATTTGTAGAGGTTCCTCCCGACCATTACCAGGGCTTGCATAAAGTCTATGATGAAGATACAAGCAATAGATCAAGTTCTGGTTCTGCCATATCCAACTCAGAGAAATACGCTCAATATGGCATTGCGGATACAAGTGATTTGACAA GTCCCCTCCAACCCACTGCATGGGATTCAATTGTGCCTTCCAGGAAGAGAACCTGTGTTGCAAGGCCAAAACCTTCTCCAGTTGAGGTTCTTACCAAAGATCTGTATACATTGTGGTATGAACAACAATCATCATGCTTGTCTGGATCTTCAGAAGAAGACTTGCTTCTTGAGAGCGACAAACCAATGGTATCTGTTGAGATTGGACATGGAAGTGTACTTATTCGGCACCCAAGTTCATTTATTAGAGAAGAAGAGTCAGAAGCTAGCTCCCTTTCAGTTGATAACAAGCAGTATACCCTAACATCACGGGATATGAGTTTCCGTGGTCGCATTGAAGACACAGGTGCCTACTCATCGAGTAAAGTTAATGAGAAATTTAAGAAGAATGCTTATCCTGGGATTGTACAGGAACATATGAGAAG AGACAAGGATCAAGTTGTAAAATTACCGATTCTTGCACATCATAACTCTCCACTATGTTACATAGATCTACAA GACATTGTTAATTTTGAATTGTTTTCAAGTCATTTGACAATTGCCGAACAACAACAGTTGATGAGCTTATTACCTTCTGTCGATGCTTCGGATGCTCCATACAG CCTTAAAAGCATGTTCGATAGCGCTGAGTTCATCCTGAATCTATCATCCTTCCAAAAACTTATTGCTGAGGGAGTTTTTGATAACTCATATGGTGGGTTCAATACGGATGATTGCAGAATTTTGAAGAAACTTGTCTTAAGCGATTTATCTAAATCAAAGTGGGTTGAACAACATACAGCTTTTAAG GATCTGAAGGGCAAAAATACCATCAAGTCAGAAGTGACAGGAGGATACAACAATGGCATTGAAATTGTCAATGTAGCTCACTTAGAATTATCACGAGAGGGACAAGACAAAAAAACTACAG GATCGAAAGTTATGATGAAGAGTCCCCGGAGAATTCTGATGAAGTCAAGCTATGGTAAAAAAGAAATCCTAGATAGAGATGAATCTTTCGTGAGTGCTAAGAGTTTATTTTCGATCCAAAACGACAATGGTTCCTCGGTGCTGGACACATCCCACTTCGAAGGGGAGAACTCCAACCAGGACCTGCTGCTAGATGTACCATCCAATGGCTCCTTTCCACAGGCAGAACTCCTCCCAAGTTCGAGTTTTGGCGCCATGGCTAGTACTAGTAGCAGCTCAGCGTACCCGAAACTTATCCACCCGTGA